The window AGGCCGACATGGGCGCCGCCCGGGGCGGGCGTCACATTGGTGCGCCGGGTGAAGTCGGCGACCGTCGCGGCCAGATCGGGGGTGGCGAGGACGAGGTGGTCCAGCAGGGCGGGAATCGTGTTCATCGACGACGAGGCTATGCGGATTCCCGGCTGTAATGGAACAGCTGTGCGGCAGGATGGGTGCATGATCAAGCAACGGGGTGTCCTGTCAGCGCTCTTCCTCATGTCCGTCCTGCTCACCGCCTGCGGCAGCGAGAAGTCGGCCGCCGACCCGGCCGAACTCGCCTCCCGGGCCGAGGCATTGGGCATCGCGCCCGAACACGTCTATGTCACCGAGGCGCCCGGCTTCACCCTCGCCCAGCAGTCCGTGGGCGTGATCGGCGGGGACGGGTTCTCCGCCGTGTACGTCGCCAAGGAGGGCGGCGCCCAGCTTCAGCTCTCCGTGGACCGCGGCACGATGACCGCCGACACCTGCGCCCAGGGGGCGACGGCGCCCTGCGAGCGCGAGGGGGACGCCTGGTACCGCGGTCAGGAGTACGCCATACCGAAGAAGGGGCATGTGGTGCGGGTCAGCGGGGAGGGGGTGCCGCGGGACGTGCTGAAGGAAGCCGCGCTCGCCGTGCACCGGCCGTCGGACGCCGAGCTCGACGCCCTGCTGCCGGCGGCCCCGGCGGGCGGCGGATCGGTCGAGCGGGGGGACCTGCCGCCGGAGGGGGACGGGGCACCCAACAACGAGGCGAACACGACCGGTTGACCGGCCGCCGGGCACCGAGGCGGACGCACCCGGCTGACCGTCGCCGTCAGTCTGGTGCGATCGTGCCGTGCTCGTCCATCGTCGGATGGATCTGCATGGGGCCGTACTCGTCGTGGTCCGAGGGGCGTGGGGGTTCGGGGCCGTCGAGGCCCATGCGGAGCATGCGGTCGACCCGGCAGATCCGGAAGTGGCGCTCGGCCACCGAGAACTCGTCGGCGCGGCCGAGCGCCCGGAACTCCTCGGCTGCCTTCGCGTACACGGCCCGCTTGGCGTCGTCGTACTGGTACAGCACGGCCCAGACCTCGGCCATCCCGTCGTACAGATGACGCCGGGCCTCATGCGGGGTCGCCGCCAGTCCGCCGGACGGTTCCCAGCCGCCGGTGCCGCGCTCCACCGCACCGAAGCAGGTCGGCAGCAGCACGATGTCCGGGTGGGAATCGACCGCCCGCTCGGAGTCGGCGCGCACCTCGGCGGGCACACGGGCGCCGCTGTACGCGAACTCCCGCAGCCCCAGCCGGGTCGCCCCGGCCATCGGGCCGTCGTCATGGGCCGGGTCGAGGACGAAGCCGACGTCCGGTCCTGGCGGGTACGTGCGGGGCCGCTCCCAGGACGGTTCGGCCGGCTGCGGATCCGTCGGCCGGGGCGGCTCGAGATTCTCGCCGTCGCCGCGGGAGAACTCGTCGGCGCGCACCACCCGGTAGCGCAGGCCGCACGCCTCGACCTCGTTCACCGGCTCCCGGTCCAGCACCGCCACCGCGGCCAGCAGTTCACGCCGTACGGCAGGGTCGTCGGCGCCGTCCTTCGCGGTGAACCACAGATGGGAGTTGAGGCCGTCCCGGGCCACCTGCGGCATGGGGTCCACCACGGGCTTCAGCAGCCGCCACCGCGACCCCGCCGCCGGGTCGAGCACCGCGACCCCGAACACCGGTCCGCGCAGGGCGAGATGGGGATAGCGCAGCGAGGCGTCCACTGCGTCGGCCTCGCGCACCCAGGCGGTGGGGTCGTCGCGGCGGATCAGCTCCTCCTGGAGCGCGTCGATCCGCTGCCGCCAGTCATCGGTCATGCACGCATTGTCGTGGACGCCGACCGGACGAGAAGCCCGAAGCAACCCAACCCCCCGGGTGGTTGACGCACAGGCCCTAGGCTCGTCGACCATGGGCCCACGACTCCTCGTCTACACCCGCACCACCGACTACCGGCACGATTCCATCCCGGCCGCCGTCGCCGCCCTGCGCACCCTCGGGGACTTCGAGATCGACCACAGCGAGGACCCGGCCGCGCTCACCGGGTCCCTGGAGCCCTACGCCGCCGTCGTCTTCCTCTCCACCAGCGGCGAGGTGCTGACCCCGGCCGGGCGGGAGCGGCTGGCCGGGTACATCGAGGCGGGCGGCGGGTTCGTCGGGGTGCACGCGGCGGCCTGCACCGAGTACGAATGGCCCTATTACGGCGAACTGTTGGGCGCCCGCTTCACCCGCCACCCCCGCTTCCAGCCGGGCCGCGCCCTCGTCGAGGACCACGACCACCCGGCCACCCGCCCGCTGCCGCTCGTCTGGGACTTCACCGACGAGTGGTACGACTTCGACGTCAACCCCCGTGCGACGGTACGGGTGTTGCTCTCCGCCGACGAGACGTCGTACGAAGGCGGCGGCATGGGCGCCGACCACCCCCTCGCCTGGTGCCGCGAACAGGGCGCCGGACGCGTCTTCTACACCGCCCTCGGCCACGCGGCGGAGGCCTACGACGACCCCGGCTTCCGTGCCCACCTGCGGGGCGGGATCACCTGGGCGGCGCGAGCCTGAACATCATCCCGCGCCAGGTCCACCCCGCGCCGAGGGCCGCCTCTCGCAAGGGGTCCTTGACCTCCCGGGAGTCGAAGCGGAACGTCTCGACCTTCTGCCGCCGCCCGTCCGGTCCCGGCTCGTACGCCCACTGCCGCTCCACCCAGTTCACCTGCCCGACGGAGTGCTGGCGCGACACCACCCAACGCGGCGGATTCCCCGCCCGCTTCACCTCCCACTGCTCGTCGACGCTGCGCACCTCGTACCGCTCCGGGACCAGCAGCATCCGTGTCTTCACGGTCCGTTCAAGACGACGGGAGACGGTCGCCGGGATCCGCCACTCCGCCACCAGGTCTGCCTTCTCCGCGGGCAGCGCCTCGCGGATGCGGTACGGCGCGTCCGGGCCGTTGAGCGCGAGCAGCGCGGTCCGGACGTCCGGCGCCGACAGCGGTACGACCCCGTCCTCGGGGTAGCGGGTGCCGGTCAGCTTGTCGATGAGACCCATCGGGTCAACCTATGAACGACTTACCGGACATGACAAACGCGGCACCGCCGTGCTCGCCCGCTCCACCAGCCGCGTCGACAGTTCCGTGCGGGTGCTCTCCGGGCGGTCCCCGGCCATCATGCGGACCAGCAGCCGCAGGGCCGTCGCCGCCATCTCGGACAGCGGCTGGCGGACCGTGGTGAGCGCCGGGGTGATCCAGCGGGACTCCGGCAGATCGTCGAAGCCCACGACGCTGATGTTGTCCGGGACGCTCAACTCCCGTTCGGACAGGGCCGCGTAGACGCCGTGCGCCATCCGGTCCGAGCAGACGAAGAACGCCGTCGGCGGCTCGGGCAGAGCCAGCAGCTCCAGGGTGCGGCGGCGGGCCATGCTGTCGTCCGAGCCCGCGTGCCGGACGTACTCGGGCCGGTGCCGTACGCCCGCCGAGGCGAGGGCCGAGCGGTAGCCGGCGATCCTGGCGTTGCCGGCCATCGTGTGCTGGTGCCCCGCGACCACGGCGATCCGCTCATGCCCCAGGGCCAGCAGATGCTCGGTCGCCGTGACCCCGCCCTGCCAGTTCGCCGCGCCCACCGACACCACGCCCGGTGGCGGTTCGAGCACCGGGTCGATCATCACGAACGGGATGCGGTGCTGATCGAGCCAGGTGAACTGGACGGCGGTCAGCTCGGTAAGGAAGAGCACCCCGGAGGAGCCGCGCGCCGTGAGCTTGTCCAGCCAGCCGCGCTCCGGACGGCCGCCGCCGCCCGCCCGGGGCAGCCCGGCCGAGACGACCACCTCCAGACCGGCGTCGTGCGCCGCCGCCTCCACCCCGTGCAGGACCGCGCCGGACCAGGAGGTGTCCAGCGAGTGCACCACCAGATCGATGAACCCGGGTGTCCTGACCGCGTCGAAGCGGGGTCTGCGGACATAGCCGAGCCGGTCGAGTGCCTCGGTGACCCGCCGCCGGGTCTCGGGCGCGACGTCCTCGCGGCCGTTGACGACCTTGGAGGCGGTGGGCACGGAGACCCCCGCCTCCCGGGCGACGACCGCAAGGGTCGGCCCGGCCGCCACGTTCGCACTCCCCGTACGGACCATCGGGAACCACCTCTCCGGCCCGCCCGAGGGCCATCGAAAGTTTGGACCAGCGCGATAGTAAGCGCTTCCTACCCTAGGTACGCAGCAAGACCTCGGGAAGAGGCCGGAGTTCGCAGGACTTCACGAGCTCCGGCTGTCGAAACCTCGAACGGGCGGGAGAGAGCTATCCGCAGGTGAGGCGGAACCCCGTGAAGTCGGCCGTGAGCGCCGCGTCGACGAGGTCCACGGCGTGGATGCCGGCCATCGCCCCGGTGAACCGCAGCCTGGACCCGTAGTCGTCGGAGAGCCTGGAGAGTTCCAGTGCGGGTCCGACCGGTGTCCGTGCACCGCCGTGGATGTACCAGAACCGCGCCTCGGGGCAGCCGTGCCTCGACGGTGACCTCCGCCTCCGCGCGGTGCTCGGTGATCCACTGGGCGAGCAGCCTGTGCGCCCAGCGCGACTCCGGCCCGTGCCGGCCGCGCAGCCGGATCCGACCGTCCTGCGCCTCCGCGCCGCCCCAGGACGGGTCGGGTGCGGCGCGCAGGCTGCTCCAGGGCCAGCCCAAAGGGTCGCCGGGGTCGGCGGGACGGGGCGCCGGTCGGCCGGTGGGCGCCGGTCGGGCGGGAGCGGCCGATCCGTTGGGTGGCGTCGGTCGGGGTGTGGGTGTGGGCCGGTCGGGAGGTGCCGGTCTGTCCGGGGCGGCCGATTCGTCGGGTGGCGTCGGTCGGGCTGTGGGTGTCGGCCGGTCGGGAGGTGCTGGTCCGTCCGGGGCGGCCGATTCGTCGGGTGGCGTCGGTCGGGCTGTGGGTGTCGGCCGGTCGGGAGGTGCTGGTCCGTCCGGAGCGGCCGATTCGTCGGGTGGCGTCGGTCGTACCAGTCGCCCGCGCGCACCATCGAGGGGTCGGGGGCGAAGCCGCGGATGACGGGGTTGTGCAGTCGGGTCACTTCAGCGCCCCCAGCGTCACGCCCGTGCGCCAGTAGCGGCGCATCGCGACCATCATGATCGCCATCGGGACGATGGACAGCAGGGCGCCGGTGAGGACGAGGCTGGTGAGGTCGACGCCGGACTCCAGGCGTTTGCCGGACCAGTTGTACAGGCCCAGGTTGAGGGTCCAGTTCTCCTCGCCGCGCAGCACAGTGAGGGGGAGGAAGAAGGCGTTCCAGGTGTTGACGAAGGCGAGCAGGAACACCGTGGCACCGCCGGTTGTCATCATCCGCAGCACGATGCTGAAGAAGATCCGCAGCTCGCCGGCGCCGTCGATCCGGGCGGCCTCCAGAAGCTCGTACGGGATCGTGGCTTCGGTGTACACCTTCGCCAGGTAGACGCTGAACGGGTTGATCAGACAGGGGATCAGCATCGCCCAGGGCGTGTCGACCAGACCGATCTCCGAGAACAGCAGATACAGCGGCAGCGTCAGCAGGGCGATCGGGATCAGGAACGAGCCGACCACGCACGCGAACACCAGGTTGCGGCCCGGGAACTGGAAGCGCGCGAGGCCGTAGCCCGTCGCCAGGGCGAGCAGGGTGCCGCCGAGGGAGCCGACACCGGCGTACAGGAAGGAGTTGGCGGTCCAGCGCAGGAAGATGCCGTCCTCGTAGGTGAACAGCTGCTCCAGGTTGTCCCACAGGTGCCAGCCGGAGAACCACAGGCCGTTGGACTGGTACAGGCCCGTGCGGTCCTTGGTCGAGGCGACGATCAGCCACCACACCGGGAACAGGCTGTACACGCTGGCCAGCGCAAGACCGACGAGCAGGAAGCGCTGGCCGCCGCGCGAACGAGCCGCGGGGTCGGGGCGGTTGAGACGATGAACTGTGCGTGCCTTCGCGCCGCGCTCTTCGGTGAGCGTCATCAGTCGGCCTCCCTCGAAGTGAGCCGGTAGAAGAGGAAGGAGGCGACACCGAGGATGAGGGCGAGCAGCACCGACAGGGTCGCGGCGTAGTGGTAGTTGCCGGCGTTGAACGCCTGGTTGTAGATGATCATGATCGGGGTGAAGCTGTCGTCGACCGTCTGCGGGGTGACGTTCCGGAACAGCGCCGGCTCGTTGAAGATCTGGAGCATCTGGATGATCGAGAGCATGCCGGTCAGCACCAACGCGCCCCGCACGAACGGAATCTTGATGCTGAGCGCGACCCGCAACTCGGAGGCGCCGTCCAGCCGGGCCGCCTCGAACAGCTCACGCGGCACACCTCGCAGCGCCGAGTAGATGATCACCATGTTGTAGCCGATGCCGTGCCAGGTCAGCAGGTTGCCGATGGACGGCCACACCATCGACGGCGCGAAGAAGTTCCAGTCGAAGCCGAAGAAGTCGCCGATCGGGGTCAGCGGACCGACGTCCGGGCTGTACAGGTTGAGCCACACGATGGCGGCGACCACCCCGGGGATCATGTACGGCACCAGCAGCACGATCCGGAACCGGCTCGCCGCCTTCGAGGTCAGCGCGTCCAGGAACAGCGCCAGCACCAGGCTGACGGCCAGCATCACGGGGATCTGCACACAGGCGAACAGCACCACCCGCAGCACGGAGCCCATGAACTTCGAGTCGGTCAGGCCCTGTTGGTAGTTGTCGAGCCCGACGAACTCCTCGGTGGCGCCGCCGAGCCCGAGACCGGACTGCTGCTCGTGATAGAGCGACTGATGGACGGCGTATCCGATGGGCAGCAGGTAGAGGAAGACGAAGCCGAGCTGGAAGGGCACCGTGAAGGCGGCACCCTTCCAGCGCAGAGAGCGAGTCATCGGGATCTGCCTCAGCCCTTGACGCTGATGCCGCGGGACTTCAGGTCCTCGACCGTCCACTCCTGCATGTGCGCCAGCAGCTCGGTGACGGTCTGCTCCTTGCTGACCACCTTGGCCCAACCGGCCTGCATCTCGGTGAACATGGCGGTCCAGTTGGGCCCGAAGGTCCAGTCGGTGGTGACCGTGTTCAGGCTGTCCTTCACGACGGTCTGCGCCGCGTCGTAGTTCTTCCCGAGCAGCTTCTCGGAGGTCGCCTCGGCGACGTAGGTGTCACTGTCCTTGAGCGCCGGCATCACACCGTTGCCGGTCTCCGGGCTGGCCATGGTCTTGACCGCACCGGGGTCGGTGGACATCCACAGCGCCGCCTCGGCGGCCTGCTGCTGGCTCTTGCAGTCCTTGGTCACCAGGGTCACGCTGCCGGTCAGGTTGGTGGGGGCCGGGGTCTTGGCCGCCTCGCCCGCGAACGTCGGCCAGGGCGAAAGCGCCCACTTGCCGAAGGACTTGGTGAAGTTCTGCACCATGCCGGCCTGTTGCCAGGTGGAGATCTGCCGGGTTGCGGTGCCGCCATTGTCGTAGTTGCGCTGCACGGCCGCGTAGTCGGCGAAGGACAGCTTGGAGTTCAGGTCGTTGTCTATGATCTCCTGGATCACCTTCGCGGCCTTCAGCGTGCCCTCGTCCTGGAAGTCCACCTTCCAGGAGTCGCCGTCGATGGTGTACCAGTGCGCGCCGGCCTGCATGGCGAGCACCTCCAGGGTGCTCGGGTCCTCACCGGCGTAGTTGGTGATCTTGATCCCGTGCTTCTTCAGCACCTTCCCCGCGGCGATGAAGTCGTCCCAGGTCTCGGGGGCCTCGATGCCGTACTTCTCGAAGAGGTCCGTGCGGTAGATGGTGAAGTTCGGCGCCGAGCTGGTGGGCACGCCGTACAGCTTGTCCTGGACCTGGGCGGTCGCCCAGGAACCGGCGTTGAACTGGTCCTTGCTGCCCTCGACGTACTGCGTGATGTCGGCGAGCGCGCCCTGCGAGACCCAACTCGTCACATACTCGCCGGTGTTCTGCACGAGGCAGGGCGCGTTGTCCGCCTTGACGGCGTTGGTCAGCTGCTTCTGCATGGTCAGCTGGTCCGTGACCTTCGTGTACTTCAGCTGGATGTCCTTGTGGGAGGCGTTGAACGCCTTGACGACCGCCTCCTGGCCGTTGGCCCACCCCCAGAAGTCGAGGGTGACCGGACCGGACGAGCCCGAGGCGTCGTCCTCGGAGTCGGATCCGCCGCAGGCGGCGAGCAGACCTGTCAGCGCGATTCCTGCGACGGCGGCGGAAGCGAACCTTCTCCGGGGGCTGGTGAAGTTCATCTGACCGTGATCCTTCGGAATGGGCGGCGTTCTTGCGGAACGGCGGCGGCTCGGGGGCGCTGGCCAGGAACGGCGGCCGGAAACCATCGGCACGCGGTTGCGGGGGATCGGCCAAGCAGAAGCTGTAGTAAGCGGTTGCAGGGACGGTAGGCCGATGCCTCTGCTCATAGCAAGAGGCAGGGGGCAAATTTGTTACGGCGGCTTATCCGGCGGGTTAGTGAGGATCGGACACCCGCAGGTCGCGCTCCGAAGCGCATATGCGCAGGCCAGCGAGGTGTGCCAGGGCATGATGCGGGCTCCGGGAGCGCTCTCGACGGGCGCGCCCGCAGCCGGGAAATCCCTACGGAAAACGCTTACGTAACAGTCATGCCGCACGGCGCTTTCCTGAGCGGACGCCTCAGCCGTGTCGCACCGGCGGCCGCACCGAGTTCCGTACGACGACATGGGTGCCCAGCACCAGATGCTCGCCGTCGCTGCCCTTGCGGCGCCCTGAGCCGCCCTCGCGCCGGTCCGCCACCGCGCGCAGCGCGACCCGGCCCATCTCCTCGTACGGCACGTGCACGGTGGTCAGTTGGGGCGTCAGCTGAGAGGCCAGGGGAATGTCGTCGTAGCCGACGATCGACACGTCCTCGGGCACCCGCAGCCCGGCCGCACGCAGCGCCTGCATGGCGCCCGCGGCGACCACATCCGTCCCGGCCAGCACGGCGGTGAAGTCCGGCGTCTCACGCAGGGCGGTCTCGACAGCCTCGTAGCCGTGCTCGTAGTCGTACGGGCCGTGCCGGACGAGTCCCGGCTCGAAGGGCACGCCGTACGCCTCGAAGGCGCGCCGTGCACCCCTCAACCGCCCATGGGCGGTGGTCAGTTCGGAATGCCCGGGGAGGACCAGCACCCTGCGGTGCCCGGCCGACAGCAGATGGCTGGCCATGGCATAGGCGCCGCTCTCGTTGTCGTAGTCCACCGTGGTGGCCGGTACGTCGCCCTCCAGCGGGGGCCTGCCCACCAGCACGAGATGGGATCCGGCCGCGTCCAGGGAGCGGGCGAAATGGGCCATGCGCAGCTGGTACTCGTCGTAGTCGTAGGCGCCGCCGAGCAGCACCACGGCCGCCACGCCCTGCTGGCGCATCAGGTTGACCAGCGCGAGTTCCCGCTCCGGGTCGTCGCCGGTGGTGCCCACCAGCGACAGCCAGCCCCGCAGCGTGGCGGCGCCCTCGACACCCTTCGCCACGTGGGCGAAGGCCGCGCCGGTGATGTTGTTGATCAGGATCGCCACCGTGGGCGTACCGCCGCCGGCCAGCGACCGGGCGTGGGCGTTGGTGACGTAGTCCAGGTCCCGGACGACCTTCATCACCTTGCGACGCAGGTCCTCGGACACCGGGTAGTTGCCGGACAGCACCCGCGAGACACTCGCCACGGACACGCCCGCCCGCTCGGCCACGTCCCGGATGGTGGCCCGCCCGATGTCCCCGGAGGCCTTGCGCTGACTCACCCTCGCGCTCCTTCTTGATTGGTCGGTCGCCTGCGGGGCGCTTTTTGCCGGTGTCGAGAGCACGATCGTGCTCAGCGCTTCGCGCCTCCGCGCGTTCGTGCTCTCGACACCGGCGCGCCCCTTCGGCTCCCTCCCGGCCGGTGGCCTGGGGAGAGTAGCTGTTGGTTGGCTTGTGCCCTTGGTCGGTGGGCGTTTGCCCTGGTGGGTCATGCCACTCTAGCCATGTCCGCATGCCGCACCTCATGAGCCAGGGGTGCCCCGGCCCCCAGGCGCTCCAGCTCCTCCACCACGATCCGCCCGAGTCTCTCCAGCTCGTTGCCGAGGGACCCCGCGATATGCGGTGTGAGGAACACATTGGGCAGCCGGTACAACGGCGACCCGGCGGGCAACGGCTCGGGCTCGGTGACATCGAGCACCGCGTGCAGGCGGCCCGAAACCAGCTCGTCGACCAGCGCGTCCGGGTCGACCAGTGCCCCTCGGGAGGTGTTGATCAGCACACCCCCGTCCGGCATCAGCGCGAGCTTCTCCCCGTCGAGCATCCGATACGTCTCAGGGATGTCCGGCGCATGCAGGCTCACGATGTCGCTGTGGCTCAACAGGTCCTCCAGCGCCATGAGTTGGGCCCCGAGCGACGCGGCCTCGGCGGCACTCACATAGGGGTCGTGCAGCAGCACCGTGAAGTCGAACGGCCGCAGCAGTTCCAGCACCCGCCGCCCGACCCGCGAGGCGCCGACGATGCCCACCCGCCGACCGACGTTCCCGGTGTGGGCCGTCTCCGCGGGTGACGGATACGCGTGCGTGCTGCGGAACCGCTCGCGATGGGTGAACGTGTCCTTCCCGGCGAGCAGGATCATCGCGAGCGTGTACTCCGCGACGGGCAGCGCGTTGCCGGTGACCGCGCTGGAAACGGTGATCCCGCGTTCCCACAGGGCCTCGCCGACCAGGGAGCGCACGGAGCCCGCGGCGTGCAGGACGGTGCGCAGCCGGGGGACAGCGGTGAGGACGCCGGCGTCCAGGTGGGGGCAGCCCCAGCCGGTGATCAGCACCTCGGCGTCGGCAAGCGCGTCGGCCTCCACCGGATCGGTGAAGTCCCGTACGACCAGGGCGGGGTCGAGGTCGGCCGCCTGGCGCAGCCGGGCCATGAGCGGCGGGGGAAACAGCAGGGGGAGGTGCACCGGATCCAACGCGAACACGGCCCGCGGCAGCTGGGGGCTGGGCATGACTCTCCTGACACGCAAAGTGGAAGCTGAGGGCGTAGAAACATTTTCAGAAAGCGTGTTCTACCGTAGATCTGCCGGGAAGCGGCGGTCAATCGGTACGGCGGAGCAGGTGTTGGCGGCTGCGATGCGGCAGGCTCGGCAGAAACCGGTTGCCGCAATCAGCGGAGCGTAAGCGCTCCGGTGCCCTCCGCACAGTGACACCGCAGTTTTCGAAAGTTCGTCAGGTCTCTTGACGCACGGTGCTCACGGGAAGAAGCTCCCCTCACCGCCTGTAGAAACCGGTTGCTGAAAATGCGCACGCCCTGCGCCAGCGATCCCCTTGGCATGCGTGCGTCCGTCACCTCAGTGAAGAGAGTGGGTAGTTCATGCACACCCAGGCCGGTGCTCCCCTGGGCCGCCGCCGATTCCTCGCCCTGTCGGCGGGCGGTGCCGCCGCGCTCAGCGGATGTGCGCTCAAGGTGTCCAACGGGGTGAGCCGTGGCGGCTCCGGGGAGACCGTCACGGCGATGGTCAACCTCGACGACATCTCCCCGGAGCTGGTCCAGCAGGCTCAGCAGGAACTCGGCATCAAGGTCAACGTCCTGGCGTACGACATCACCCGGCTGATCGCGATGCTCACCAG of the Streptomyces sp. NBC_00287 genome contains:
- a CDS encoding DUF5954 family protein, encoding MTDDWRQRIDALQEELIRRDDPTAWVREADAVDASLRYPHLALRGPVFGVAVLDPAAGSRWRLLKPVVDPMPQVARDGLNSHLWFTAKDGADDPAVRRELLAAVAVLDREPVNEVEACGLRYRVVRADEFSRGDGENLEPPRPTDPQPAEPSWERPRTYPPGPDVGFVLDPAHDDGPMAGATRLGLREFAYSGARVPAEVRADSERAVDSHPDIVLLPTCFGAVERGTGGWEPSGGLAATPHEARRHLYDGMAEVWAVLYQYDDAKRAVYAKAAEEFRALGRADEFSVAERHFRICRVDRMLRMGLDGPEPPRPSDHDEYGPMQIHPTMDEHGTIAPD
- a CDS encoding ThuA domain-containing protein encodes the protein MGPRLLVYTRTTDYRHDSIPAAVAALRTLGDFEIDHSEDPAALTGSLEPYAAVVFLSTSGEVLTPAGRERLAGYIEAGGGFVGVHAAACTEYEWPYYGELLGARFTRHPRFQPGRALVEDHDHPATRPLPLVWDFTDEWYDFDVNPRATVRVLLSADETSYEGGGMGADHPLAWCREQGAGRVFYTALGHAAEAYDDPGFRAHLRGGITWAARA
- a CDS encoding LacI family DNA-binding transcriptional regulator, producing MVRTGSANVAAGPTLAVVAREAGVSVPTASKVVNGREDVAPETRRRVTEALDRLGYVRRPRFDAVRTPGFIDLVVHSLDTSWSGAVLHGVEAAAHDAGLEVVVSAGLPRAGGGGRPERGWLDKLTARGSSGVLFLTELTAVQFTWLDQHRIPFVMIDPVLEPPPGVVSVGAANWQGGVTATEHLLALGHERIAVVAGHQHTMAGNARIAGYRSALASAGVRHRPEYVRHAGSDDSMARRRTLELLALPEPPTAFFVCSDRMAHGVYAALSERELSVPDNISVVGFDDLPESRWITPALTTVRQPLSEMAATALRLLVRMMAGDRPESTRTELSTRLVERASTAVPRLSCPVSRS
- a CDS encoding carbohydrate ABC transporter permease, producing the protein MTLTEERGAKARTVHRLNRPDPAARSRGGQRFLLVGLALASVYSLFPVWWLIVASTKDRTGLYQSNGLWFSGWHLWDNLEQLFTYEDGIFLRWTANSFLYAGVGSLGGTLLALATGYGLARFQFPGRNLVFACVVGSFLIPIALLTLPLYLLFSEIGLVDTPWAMLIPCLINPFSVYLAKVYTEATIPYELLEAARIDGAGELRIFFSIVLRMMTTGGATVFLLAFVNTWNAFFLPLTVLRGEENWTLNLGLYNWSGKRLESGVDLTSLVLTGALLSIVPMAIMMVAMRRYWRTGVTLGALK
- a CDS encoding carbohydrate ABC transporter permease, which codes for MTRSLRWKGAAFTVPFQLGFVFLYLLPIGYAVHQSLYHEQQSGLGLGGATEEFVGLDNYQQGLTDSKFMGSVLRVVLFACVQIPVMLAVSLVLALFLDALTSKAASRFRIVLLVPYMIPGVVAAIVWLNLYSPDVGPLTPIGDFFGFDWNFFAPSMVWPSIGNLLTWHGIGYNMVIIYSALRGVPRELFEAARLDGASELRVALSIKIPFVRGALVLTGMLSIIQMLQIFNEPALFRNVTPQTVDDSFTPIMIIYNQAFNAGNYHYAATLSVLLALILGVASFLFYRLTSREAD
- a CDS encoding ABC transporter substrate-binding protein, encoding MNFTSPRRRFASAAVAGIALTGLLAACGGSDSEDDASGSSGPVTLDFWGWANGQEAVVKAFNASHKDIQLKYTKVTDQLTMQKQLTNAVKADNAPCLVQNTGEYVTSWVSQGALADITQYVEGSKDQFNAGSWATAQVQDKLYGVPTSSAPNFTIYRTDLFEKYGIEAPETWDDFIAAGKVLKKHGIKITNYAGEDPSTLEVLAMQAGAHWYTIDGDSWKVDFQDEGTLKAAKVIQEIIDNDLNSKLSFADYAAVQRNYDNGGTATRQISTWQQAGMVQNFTKSFGKWALSPWPTFAGEAAKTPAPTNLTGSVTLVTKDCKSQQQAAEAALWMSTDPGAVKTMASPETGNGVMPALKDSDTYVAEATSEKLLGKNYDAAQTVVKDSLNTVTTDWTFGPNWTAMFTEMQAGWAKVVSKEQTVTELLAHMQEWTVEDLKSRGISVKG
- a CDS encoding LacI family DNA-binding transcriptional regulator translates to MSQRKASGDIGRATIRDVAERAGVSVASVSRVLSGNYPVSEDLRRKVMKVVRDLDYVTNAHARSLAGGGTPTVAILINNITGAAFAHVAKGVEGAATLRGWLSLVGTTGDDPERELALVNLMRQQGVAAVVLLGGAYDYDEYQLRMAHFARSLDAAGSHLVLVGRPPLEGDVPATTVDYDNESGAYAMASHLLSAGHRRVLVLPGHSELTTAHGRLRGARRAFEAYGVPFEPGLVRHGPYDYEHGYEAVETALRETPDFTAVLAGTDVVAAGAMQALRAAGLRVPEDVSIVGYDDIPLASQLTPQLTTVHVPYEEMGRVALRAVADRREGGSGRRKGSDGEHLVLGTHVVVRNSVRPPVRHG
- a CDS encoding hydroxyacid dehydrogenase, whose amino-acid sequence is MPSPQLPRAVFALDPVHLPLLFPPPLMARLRQAADLDPALVVRDFTDPVEADALADAEVLITGWGCPHLDAGVLTAVPRLRTVLHAAGSVRSLVGEALWERGITVSSAVTGNALPVAEYTLAMILLAGKDTFTHRERFRSTHAYPSPAETAHTGNVGRRVGIVGASRVGRRVLELLRPFDFTVLLHDPYVSAAEAASLGAQLMALEDLLSHSDIVSLHAPDIPETYRMLDGEKLALMPDGGVLINTSRGALVDPDALVDELVSGRLHAVLDVTEPEPLPAGSPLYRLPNVFLTPHIAGSLGNELERLGRIVVEELERLGAGAPLAHEVRHADMARVA